A region from the Salminus brasiliensis chromosome 22, fSalBra1.hap2, whole genome shotgun sequence genome encodes:
- the csnk1e gene encoding casein kinase I — protein MELRVGNKYRLGRKIGSGSFGDIYLGANITSGEEVAIKLESVKTKHPQLHIESKFYKMMQGGVGIPSIKWCGAEGDYNVMVMELLGPSLEDLFNFCSRKFTLKTVLLLADQMISRIEYIHSKNFIHRDIKPDNFLMGLGKKGNLVYIIDFGLAKKYRDARTHQHIPYRENKNLTGTARYASINTHLGIEQSRRDDLESLGYVLMYFNLGSLPWQGLKAATKRQKYERISEKKMSTPIEVLCKGYPSEFSTYMNFCRSLRFDDKPDYSYLRQLFRNLFHRQGFSYDYVFDWNMLKFGSSRTAEEKEKEQRGGEGEERDERTGGPQGSAARALPSGPNLPAPNRVRNGPDPAGSAPASRVPQSGNASPRAGRGAERERRVCLRLHRGAPANASPDLPLRHDQIRITPPQVSVPFEHMGK, from the exons ATGGAGTTGCGCGTTGGAAACAAGTACCGCCTTGGGCGGAAAATCGGAAGCGGCTCTTTTGGGGACATCTACCTTG GTGCGAACATTACGTCAGGAGAGGAGGTGGCTATCAAGCTGGAGAGTGTGAAGACTAAGCATCCCCAGCTGCATATCGAGAGCAAATTCTACAAGATGATGCAGGGAGGAG TGGGTATCCCGTCCATCAAGTGGTGTGGCGCCGAGGGTGATTACAATGTTATGGTGATGGAGCTGCTTGGTCCCAGTCTGGAGGACCTGTTCAACTTCTGCTCAAGGAAATTCACACTTAAGACGGTGCTGCTGCTTGCAGACCAGATG ATCAGCCGTATTGAATACATCCACTCCAAGAACTTTATTCACAGAGACATCAAACCTGACAACTTCTTGATGGGTCTCGGCAAGAAGGGCAATCTGGTCTACATCATCGACTTCGGCCTGGCCAAGAAGTACCGTGACGCGCGCACACATCAGCACATTCCCTACCGCGAGAATAAGAACCTGACTGGCACTGCCCGCTATGCCTCTATTAACACTCACCTGGGCATTG AGCAGTCTCGACGGGATGACCTGGAGTCTCTTGGTTATGTGCTCATGTACTTCAACCTGGGTTCTCTGCCCTGGCAAGGCCTGAAAGCTGCCACCAAACGACAGAAGTATGAGCGCATCAGTGAGAAGAAGATGTCCACCCCCATTGAAGTGCTTTGCAAGGGCTATCCAT CCGAGTTCTCCACATACATGAACTTCTGCCGCTCCCTGCGATTTGATGACAAGCCCGATTACTCCTACCTGAGACAGCTGTTCAGAAACCTCTTCCACAGACAGGGTTTCTCCTACGACTACGTCTTTGACTGGAACATGCTGAAATTC GGCTCCAGCAGGACggcagaggagaaagagaaggagcagagaggaggagaaggagaggagagggatgAGAGGACCGGAGGGCCTCAGGGTTCTGCTGCCCGCGCCCTGCCCTCCGGACCCAACCTGCCAGCACCTAACAGAGTCCGCAACGGCCCTGACCCAGCCGGATCTGCTCCAGCCTCACGCGTCCCGCAGTCTG gaaaTGCGTCCCCCAGAGCAGGCCGGGGGGCTGAGCGGGAGAGGAGAGTGTGTCTGCGCCTTCACCGGGGGGCCCCAGCTAATGCCTCCCCTGATCTCCCACTGCGCCATGATCAGATACGCATCACACCcccacag GTCAGTGTGCCCTTTGAGCACATGGGGAAGTGA